In Lewinellaceae bacterium, a single window of DNA contains:
- a CDS encoding HAD family phosphatase — protein sequence MPKSIETVIFDLGGVLIDWNPEYVFREVFDDEDQMRYFFEEVCTSEWNVRQDAGRPLAEATEEKVREFPEYEAAIRAYYGRWEQMLGGPIEASVRLLEQIHARGAHRLYALTNWSHETFPVAQERYAFLQLFEGIVVSGQEGLIKPDPRIYRTLLERYRVAAETAIFIDDLAKNVEAAREAGIRGIHFRGAERLEEELKGLGVLGG from the coding sequence ATGCCTAAAAGCATAGAAACGGTCATTTTTGACCTGGGCGGGGTGCTCATCGACTGGAACCCCGAGTACGTTTTTCGCGAAGTCTTTGACGATGAAGACCAAATGCGCTATTTTTTCGAAGAGGTCTGCACCTCTGAGTGGAACGTCCGCCAGGATGCCGGCCGGCCGCTGGCCGAGGCCACCGAGGAAAAAGTGAGGGAGTTTCCGGAATACGAAGCTGCCATCCGCGCCTATTACGGCCGCTGGGAGCAAATGCTGGGCGGCCCCATAGAGGCCAGCGTCCGCTTACTGGAGCAAATCCACGCCCGCGGCGCCCACCGCCTCTACGCCCTGACCAACTGGAGCCACGAAACTTTCCCTGTGGCGCAGGAGCGCTATGCGTTTCTGCAGTTGTTCGAAGGCATCGTCGTTTCCGGCCAGGAAGGGCTCATCAAACCGGACCCCCGCATTTACCGGACGCTTCTTGAGCGCTACCGGGTAGCGGCGGAAACCGCCATTTTTATTGATGATCTTGCAAAAAATGTTGAAGCAGCCAGGGAAGCAGGAATCCGGGGCATCCACTTTCGGGGGGCGGAACGGTTGGAGGAGGAGTTGAAAGGGCTGGGGGTGTTGGGGGGGTGA